One Parasphingorhabdus cellanae genomic region harbors:
- a CDS encoding NADP-dependent malic enzyme, protein MADKNDSNVEFSEREALLFHSHGRPGKIEIVASKPMATQRDLSLAYSPGVAVPVRAIAEDPSTAYDYTAKGNLVAVISNGTAILGLGNLGALASKPVMEGKAVLFKRFADVDSIDLELDTEDTDAFINAVELMEPSFGGINLEDIGAPACFIIEQTLRDRMNIPVFHDDQHGTAIIAAAGIINACLLTKREVKDIKVVVNGAGAAAIACAALIKAMGVPHDNLTMCDRSGVIYRGRDNVDQWKSAHAIDTDARDLTEALKGADVFLGLSAAGALKPEMVKDMADQPIIFAMANPDPEITPPDAKAARPDAIVATGRSDYPNQVNNVLGFPFIFRGALDVRATRINDEMKVAAANAIAELAREQVPEEVAAAYGGQAPTFGVDYIIPAPFDPRLMDVVSAAVAKAAMDSGVAQKPIEDLDAYRQSLKARLNPTTSVLTQAYEASRSAPKRVIFAEAEEDVVLRAAIQFQDGGYGTPVLVGRDDRVRDKLKELGVSDPDRFEIHNSRNSPLVPDMVNMLYDRLHRKGHMERDIKRMVNQDRNIFGSALLAMDQGEAMITGVTRPYAQTFRDIAKVIDIEKGRTPLGIHVMVGQSHTVFMADTTVNERPSAEELADIAEQTAAVARKMGHEPRVAFLSYSTFGNPAGRWLESIREAVAILDSRRVNFEYEGEMAPDVALNPKLMANYPFNRLSSSANVLVMPGLQSANLSAKLLRELGGDAVIGPMLVGLEKSVQIATMASTASELVTLAVLAASGIAK, encoded by the coding sequence TTGGCCGACAAGAATGATAGCAATGTAGAGTTTTCTGAGCGCGAAGCATTATTATTTCACTCCCACGGACGTCCTGGCAAAATCGAAATTGTGGCATCCAAGCCCATGGCCACCCAGCGCGATTTAAGCCTCGCTTATTCGCCCGGCGTAGCGGTGCCGGTTCGTGCCATCGCTGAAGACCCGTCAACAGCTTATGATTACACGGCCAAGGGCAACCTGGTTGCCGTCATCTCCAACGGAACGGCCATTTTAGGGCTCGGCAATTTGGGCGCTCTCGCTTCCAAGCCAGTGATGGAAGGCAAAGCGGTATTATTTAAACGTTTCGCCGATGTCGATTCGATCGATCTGGAACTCGACACGGAAGATACAGACGCGTTCATCAATGCGGTGGAACTGATGGAACCCAGTTTTGGCGGCATCAATTTGGAAGATATTGGTGCGCCTGCCTGCTTCATTATTGAGCAGACCCTGCGCGACCGGATGAATATTCCGGTTTTCCATGATGACCAGCACGGCACGGCAATTATTGCCGCCGCCGGTATCATCAACGCCTGCCTGCTCACCAAGCGGGAAGTCAAAGATATCAAGGTTGTAGTCAATGGTGCCGGCGCAGCGGCCATTGCCTGTGCCGCGCTGATCAAGGCTATGGGCGTGCCGCATGACAATCTCACCATGTGTGACCGCAGCGGCGTCATCTATCGCGGGCGCGATAATGTTGACCAATGGAAATCGGCGCATGCGATTGATACAGACGCGCGCGACCTGACCGAAGCGCTCAAAGGCGCCGATGTATTTCTGGGTCTTTCCGCCGCTGGCGCGCTGAAACCGGAAATGGTCAAGGATATGGCCGATCAGCCGATTATATTTGCGATGGCCAATCCTGATCCCGAAATTACGCCGCCCGATGCCAAGGCAGCGCGTCCGGATGCGATTGTTGCCACCGGACGCTCTGATTACCCCAATCAGGTCAATAATGTCCTCGGCTTTCCGTTTATTTTCCGCGGCGCGCTGGATGTCCGCGCAACCCGCATCAATGACGAAATGAAGGTCGCGGCCGCCAACGCGATTGCTGAATTGGCCCGTGAACAGGTGCCAGAGGAAGTGGCCGCTGCCTATGGCGGACAAGCGCCGACATTTGGCGTAGATTATATCATCCCTGCGCCATTTGATCCGCGCTTGATGGATGTAGTCTCTGCTGCGGTCGCCAAAGCGGCAATGGACAGCGGCGTCGCACAAAAGCCTATCGAAGATCTGGATGCCTACCGGCAAAGCCTGAAAGCGCGGCTCAACCCGACAACATCTGTATTGACGCAGGCCTATGAGGCCTCTCGCAGCGCTCCCAAGCGTGTGATTTTTGCGGAGGCAGAAGAAGATGTCGTGCTGCGTGCAGCAATCCAATTTCAAGATGGCGGCTATGGCACGCCGGTACTCGTCGGCCGCGATGATCGTGTGCGCGACAAATTGAAAGAGCTTGGCGTGAGCGACCCTGATCGCTTTGAAATCCACAATTCGCGCAACAGCCCGCTAGTGCCTGATATGGTCAACATGCTCTACGATCGCCTGCACCGGAAAGGCCATATGGAGCGCGATATCAAGCGCATGGTCAATCAGGACCGTAATATCTTTGGCTCCGCTTTATTGGCGATGGATCAGGGCGAGGCCATGATTACTGGCGTTACGCGCCCCTATGCGCAGACGTTCAGGGATATTGCCAAGGTTATCGACATTGAAAAAGGCCGGACGCCGTTGGGCATCCATGTCATGGTCGGGCAGAGCCACACAGTGTTCATGGCTGATACGACGGTCAATGAGCGGCCTTCTGCAGAGGAACTGGCCGATATAGCAGAACAGACCGCAGCAGTGGCACGCAAAATGGGCCATGAACCGCGCGTCGCCTTCCTCAGCTATTCGACCTTTGGCAATCCGGCAGGCCGCTGGCTGGAAAGCATCCGTGAAGCTGTTGCGATATTGGACAGCCGGCGGGTTAATTTCGAATATGAAGGCGAAATGGCTCCCGATGTCGCGCTCAATCCCAAACTGATGGCGAACTATCCGTTTAACCGGCTCTCCAGTTCAGCCAATGTATTGGTAATGCCAGGCCTGCAATCAGCCAATCTGTCGGCCAAACTGCTGCGCGAACTGGGCGGCGATGCTGTGATCGGCCCGATGTTGGTCGGTCTTGAGAAATCAGTGCAGATTGCGACTATGGCATCAACGGCATCAGAGTTAGTGACGCTGGCAGTCTTGGCAGCAAGCGGGATCGCAAAATAG
- a CDS encoding outer membrane protein assembly factor BamE codes for MRSQLKMQFVLTGLVAGGLLLSGCSQVRGHQGYIVDPVLTNAIQPGVDNRQSVEASLGRPTFTGQFDENTWYYVSRETKQLAFNSPTPRDQMVMRINFDQAGNVTAVERTGLELVASISPEGDTTPTLGRERSFFQELFGNIGAVGAPGAQGRSNDPTRP; via the coding sequence ATGCGTAGCCAATTGAAAATGCAATTTGTGCTGACCGGGCTGGTTGCGGGCGGACTGTTACTATCCGGCTGTTCGCAGGTCCGTGGCCATCAAGGTTATATTGTTGACCCGGTGCTGACCAACGCCATTCAACCCGGAGTAGATAACCGCCAATCCGTAGAAGCTTCTCTCGGCCGGCCGACATTCACCGGTCAATTTGATGAAAATACCTGGTATTATGTGTCGCGCGAGACGAAACAGCTTGCGTTTAATTCACCTACGCCAAGAGACCAGATGGTGATGCGGATCAACTTTGATCAGGCAGGCAACGTAACAGCAGTTGAACGGACAGGTCTGGAGCTGGTTGCCAGTATCAGCCCGGAAGGCGATACAACCCCGACATTGGGCCGCGAACGGTCATTCTTTCAAGAGCTATTCGGCAATATCGGCGCAGTGGGCGCACCAGGCGCGCAAGGCCGCAGTAACGACCCCACGCGCCCATAA
- a CDS encoding ubiquinol-cytochrome C chaperone family protein → MSFLNDLLGRKNPNLVMQPLYNAVIAEGRQLDWYEQGAVPDTLDGRFDMIAAILCAVMIRLEQAEEARQEIAWLTELFVTDMEGQLRQIGIGDLIVGKRVGEMMGALGGRLGAYRNALTGTADLAEALTRNLYRGEAPAQEALNFTTKCFSSFYDHIVKTDIGQVIAGNIARANS, encoded by the coding sequence ATGTCATTTCTAAACGATCTCCTGGGGCGCAAAAACCCGAATCTGGTGATGCAACCGCTGTACAATGCTGTAATTGCAGAAGGGCGACAGCTTGATTGGTATGAACAGGGCGCAGTCCCGGATACGCTGGATGGCCGGTTTGACATGATTGCTGCGATTTTATGTGCCGTAATGATCCGCCTCGAACAGGCAGAAGAGGCAAGACAGGAGATTGCCTGGCTTACCGAGCTATTTGTGACAGATATGGAAGGTCAGCTGCGCCAGATTGGTATCGGTGATTTGATTGTCGGCAAACGTGTTGGCGAAATGATGGGTGCGCTTGGCGGGCGGCTTGGTGCCTATCGCAATGCGCTGACCGGCACCGCGGATCTTGCAGAAGCATTAACTCGTAACCTGTATCGCGGCGAAGCGCCGGCCCAAGAGGCATTGAATTTCACCACCAAATGTTTTTCCAGTTTTTACGATCACATTGTCAAAACCGACATCGGCCAAGTCATTGCCGGGAATATCGCTAGGGCCAATTCATGA
- a CDS encoding YceD family protein, which produces MTASSPLPQPELSKIIKLSEIGSSALTGTIVADDEERQALAKRFDLPSIESITSEYRLAAKEHEISFTGTIQSSLHQACAISGQPFPVQIDEIFNIIFVEKTEIPASDEEIELAPEDCDVIEYDAAQIDLGEAIAQTLYLALDPYPRGPDADRAAEKNGLKSEEEAGPFGALAALKDKLG; this is translated from the coding sequence ATGACCGCATCATCTCCGCTTCCTCAACCGGAATTGTCAAAGATAATAAAGCTTTCTGAAATTGGCAGCTCAGCTTTGACAGGGACAATTGTTGCGGATGATGAAGAGCGTCAGGCATTGGCAAAACGCTTTGACCTACCTTCTATAGAATCAATCACATCGGAATATCGCCTTGCGGCGAAGGAACATGAGATCAGTTTCACCGGCACCATTCAGTCCAGTCTGCATCAGGCTTGCGCGATCAGCGGTCAGCCATTTCCAGTACAAATCGATGAAATATTTAACATCATATTCGTCGAAAAAACTGAAATACCGGCCAGTGATGAAGAAATCGAACTGGCGCCTGAAGACTGCGATGTAATTGAATATGATGCGGCGCAAATTGATCTTGGCGAAGCGATTGCACAAACACTATATTTGGCGCTCGATCCCTATCCTCGCGGACCAGATGCGGATCGTGCTGCAGAGAAAAATGGCTTGAAAAGTGAAGAGGAGGCGGGACCTTTTGGCGCGTTGGCGGCACTGAAAGACAAGCTTGGCTAA
- a CDS encoding [protein-PII] uridylyltransferase, whose product MNARANIPKPAADPGKRIVRQRDIINRRTLAETIEALIAEHGITQARPKILPLLQQALADGRAEISRRLIEKPSAGHEAAAAQSFLIDQLVRIIHDIAVGHQYPVNNPSSGERIAVMAVGGYGRGEMAPHSDVDIAFLTPFKQTSWTEQAIEAMLYWLWDLGLKVGQSSRSIDEMVRMANEDLSIRTALLEGRYIWGDTGVYEESKARFFADVVSGTDRTFVSEKLAERDARHVRMGDSRYVVEPNVKEGKGGLRDLQTLYWIGKYIHRVASAEELVDVGLLTTDEFKRFRKAANFLWAVRCHMHDMTGRAEDRLTFDLQTGVAKRMRFAERTGKSAVERFMQYYFLNAKVVGNLTGVFLAHLDETHNAGVRRFIPNITRRPKKLNGFTLDRGRLALPDENFFEEDPVRLIEIFQLADKHELEIHPLAMRAARRDAKLITNKIRKDRRANKLFLDVLCSPRDPELVLRWMNEASIFGRFIPDFGRVVAQMQFDMYHHYTVDEHSIRAIGLLARIGSGDLVDDHPNSTETIKKLKNRRVLFVATLLHDIAKGRGGDHSILGAEVAMKLCPRLGLEPYETELVAWLVRHHLLMSAMAFKRDLSDFKTIQDFVSQVKSIERLRLLTVLTVVDIRAVGPGVWNSWKRQLLTDLFQAAEEMLLLGHKQRGRRERITQKKAALAETLDLPKAQFTKLVKRLTDPYWIAEPDDIIAHNARLMIHAGDDNLAISAEAYPERGATLVTIYAADHPGLFYRIAGGIHVAGGNIIDARIHTTRDGMALDNFLVQDQHCRPFAEDTQLERLKQAVEDALANRSKLATKLEARPLSHSRAGAFNIVPNAMVDNDASNRFTVVEVTAQDRPALLNELAYVLFESKVTVHSAHIATYGERAVDTFYITDLFGGKITSKARLNSLKKKLIKAAGQKEAEKTAA is encoded by the coding sequence ATGAACGCACGCGCCAATATACCTAAGCCGGCGGCGGACCCGGGGAAACGGATTGTCCGGCAGCGGGATATTATCAATCGCCGTACATTGGCGGAGACGATTGAGGCGCTGATCGCTGAACATGGTATAACCCAAGCCCGTCCGAAAATATTGCCATTGTTACAACAGGCACTGGCCGATGGCCGGGCCGAAATTAGCCGGCGATTGATCGAAAAACCATCGGCTGGCCACGAAGCCGCAGCAGCTCAGTCTTTCTTGATCGATCAACTGGTGCGGATTATCCATGACATTGCTGTGGGCCACCAATATCCGGTGAACAATCCTTCATCCGGTGAACGGATCGCTGTGATGGCCGTGGGCGGCTATGGGCGCGGAGAGATGGCACCGCATAGTGATGTCGATATCGCTTTTCTGACCCCATTTAAGCAAACCAGCTGGACCGAACAGGCCATTGAAGCGATGCTTTATTGGCTATGGGATCTCGGCTTGAAAGTCGGTCAAAGCAGCCGCTCCATCGACGAGATGGTGCGGATGGCGAATGAAGATCTCAGTATCCGGACAGCCTTGCTGGAAGGACGTTATATTTGGGGCGATACTGGTGTTTACGAAGAATCGAAAGCGCGATTTTTTGCCGACGTAGTATCCGGTACAGACCGCACTTTTGTCTCTGAAAAACTGGCAGAACGCGACGCCCGCCATGTCCGTATGGGCGATAGCCGCTATGTGGTTGAGCCCAATGTCAAGGAAGGCAAGGGCGGCCTACGTGATCTGCAGACGCTGTACTGGATCGGCAAATATATTCACCGTGTCGCATCAGCCGAGGAGCTGGTTGATGTTGGCCTGCTGACCACTGACGAATTTAAACGCTTTCGCAAAGCAGCCAACTTCCTTTGGGCCGTGCGCTGCCACATGCATGATATGACTGGTCGCGCGGAAGACAGGCTCACGTTTGATTTGCAGACTGGTGTCGCCAAGCGCATGCGCTTTGCCGAGCGGACCGGCAAGTCCGCTGTAGAGCGCTTCATGCAATATTATTTCCTCAACGCCAAAGTGGTGGGCAACCTGACCGGTGTTTTTCTCGCTCATCTCGACGAGACCCACAATGCGGGCGTACGCCGGTTCATTCCCAATATCACGCGCCGCCCGAAAAAGCTGAATGGCTTTACGCTGGATCGCGGACGGCTTGCCTTGCCGGATGAAAATTTCTTTGAAGAAGATCCGGTGCGGTTGATTGAGATTTTCCAGCTCGCCGACAAGCATGAACTGGAAATTCATCCCCTGGCGATGCGCGCAGCGCGCCGGGATGCAAAGCTTATTACTAACAAAATCCGCAAAGACCGACGCGCGAACAAGTTGTTCCTTGATGTGCTGTGTTCCCCGCGCGATCCAGAGCTGGTGCTGCGCTGGATGAATGAAGCCTCGATCTTCGGTCGTTTCATCCCCGACTTTGGCCGCGTTGTCGCGCAGATGCAATTTGACATGTATCATCACTATACTGTGGACGAGCACAGCATTCGCGCCATCGGACTGCTCGCGCGGATCGGCAGTGGAGATCTGGTGGACGACCATCCGAATTCGACCGAGACAATCAAGAAACTCAAGAATCGGCGTGTGCTGTTCGTGGCGACCTTACTGCATGATATCGCTAAGGGGCGGGGCGGCGATCACAGTATACTCGGCGCGGAAGTGGCCATGAAACTGTGCCCGCGCCTGGGGCTAGAGCCCTACGAAACCGAGTTGGTGGCATGGCTGGTGCGGCATCATTTGCTTATGTCGGCAATGGCATTCAAACGGGACCTGTCTGATTTTAAAACCATTCAGGATTTCGTCAGTCAGGTGAAAAGCATCGAACGGCTGCGCTTGCTCACTGTTTTGACGGTGGTGGATATTCGTGCGGTCGGGCCGGGCGTTTGGAACAGTTGGAAAAGACAGCTGCTGACCGACCTGTTTCAGGCTGCTGAGGAAATGTTGTTGCTCGGCCATAAGCAGCGTGGCCGCAGGGAACGGATAACCCAGAAAAAGGCTGCGCTGGCAGAAACGCTGGACTTACCGAAAGCGCAATTCACGAAACTGGTCAAACGGTTGACTGATCCTTATTGGATCGCTGAACCGGATGATATTATCGCCCATAATGCCCGGCTGATGATCCATGCAGGTGATGATAATCTCGCGATATCAGCGGAAGCCTATCCGGAACGCGGTGCGACCCTCGTTACCATCTACGCGGCCGATCACCCTGGTCTTTTCTATCGGATTGCAGGCGGCATCCACGTTGCGGGCGGCAATATCATTGACGCGCGTATTCACACCACGCGCGATGGCATGGCGTTGGATAATTTTCTGGTACAAGACCAACACTGCAGGCCATTTGCGGAGGATACACAGCTGGAGCGGCTGAAGCAGGCGGTGGAAGATGCGTTAGCCAATCGTTCGAAATTGGCGACCAAGCTGGAGGCTCGCCCATTGTCTCATTCACGGGCTGGCGCATTTAATATCGTGCCTAATGCAATGGTCGACAATGACGCTTCTAATCGCTTCACGGTGGTTGAAGTGACCGCGCAAGACCGTCCGGCTTTACTTAATGAGCTCGCTTATGTGTTGTTTGAATCAAAAGTCACCGTGCACAGCGCCCATATTGCGACCTATGGTGAGCGCGCTGTAGATACGTTTTACATTACCGATCTATTCGGTGGAAAGATTACCAGCAAAGCCCGATTGAACAGTTTGAAGAAGAAGCTGATAAAAGCAGCAGGGCAGAAGGAAGCAGAAAAAACGGCGGCTTAG
- a CDS encoding class I adenylate-forming enzyme family protein, whose translation MPSPLDTMIDETLAAMTQPGQLLELDSVQKYGVDMPIFKNAPNNVSDYFAFFCMQHADKEFLVDGDIRLTFKETYAAARVLAGGLVAGHGVQKGDRIGIAARNSANWIILDMAITMAGGISTKLNGWWQGDELADGIEDVSCSIVFADKQRAARLTESGRDHGAEIILFEHDVPPLEGLKACLANGGDAETALPQMGPEDNATILFTSGSTGRSKGAYAEHRSVVQGAMSFVGAFAVMAHLMEKAGTLPDIQPTALVAVPLFHVTASVPLILVSFAIGRKLVMMKKWDAEEAMRLIEKEKVTYFVGVPLMSMEIYSHPKLMDYDLSTCVSMAAGGAPRPVDHVKRIKKGMGKGFPLIGYGLTETNGVGCSNTNENYLEKPDSTGRATPPIVDVGILDDDGKKVPQGERGEVCIRSSANFTGYWNNEQATKDAFTDDGYFRSGDIGYLDPDGYLYIVDRKKEIIIRGGENISCQEVEAAIYAHTAIAEACIFGVDDEKFGEVPALVYHVKEGENLSQDALLDFLKDKLAPFKMPVHIWEYEEPLPKLGTAKIAKIVLAKKHREMLAGTG comes from the coding sequence ATGCCATCGCCATTAGACACGATGATCGACGAAACGCTGGCCGCGATGACGCAGCCGGGACAGCTTTTGGAGCTGGATAGCGTCCAGAAATATGGCGTGGACATGCCCATTTTCAAAAATGCGCCCAATAATGTTTCCGATTATTTTGCCTTTTTCTGCATGCAGCATGCGGACAAGGAGTTTCTGGTCGATGGCGATATCCGGCTGACTTTCAAGGAAACTTATGCCGCTGCACGGGTGCTGGCTGGCGGACTGGTGGCCGGGCATGGCGTTCAGAAAGGCGACCGGATCGGGATTGCGGCGCGCAATTCGGCAAACTGGATCATCCTCGACATGGCGATCACCATGGCGGGCGGTATATCCACCAAGCTCAATGGTTGGTGGCAGGGCGATGAGTTGGCCGATGGTATTGAAGATGTCAGCTGTTCGATTGTTTTTGCCGACAAACAGCGCGCTGCGCGCCTGACCGAATCGGGTCGCGATCACGGGGCCGAAATTATTCTGTTCGAACATGACGTGCCGCCGCTTGAAGGTTTGAAGGCCTGTCTTGCCAACGGAGGCGATGCGGAAACCGCGCTGCCCCAGATGGGGCCTGAGGATAACGCGACTATCCTGTTTACTTCTGGCTCAACAGGACGCTCAAAAGGCGCTTATGCAGAGCATCGGTCGGTTGTTCAGGGCGCAATGAGTTTTGTCGGTGCTTTTGCCGTCATGGCGCATCTGATGGAAAAGGCGGGAACTCTGCCGGATATTCAGCCAACCGCCTTAGTCGCTGTACCGTTATTTCATGTCACGGCTTCCGTGCCGTTGATCCTGGTCAGCTTTGCGATTGGCCGCAAGCTAGTGATGATGAAAAAGTGGGATGCGGAAGAAGCCATGCGTCTGATCGAAAAAGAAAAAGTCACTTATTTCGTGGGCGTGCCGCTGATGAGCATGGAGATTTATTCGCACCCCAAACTAATGGATTATGATCTTAGCACCTGTGTTTCCATGGCTGCTGGCGGCGCGCCGCGGCCGGTGGATCATGTGAAGCGGATCAAGAAAGGCATGGGCAAAGGTTTCCCGCTGATCGGCTACGGCTTGACGGAAACCAATGGTGTGGGTTGCTCGAACACCAATGAAAATTATCTTGAGAAGCCGGATAGCACCGGACGCGCGACCCCGCCGATTGTGGATGTTGGCATATTGGATGATGATGGCAAGAAAGTTCCGCAAGGCGAACGCGGCGAAGTCTGTATTCGCAGCAGCGCGAATTTCACCGGCTATTGGAACAACGAACAAGCCACAAAAGACGCCTTTACCGACGACGGTTATTTTCGCAGCGGTGATATCGGTTATCTCGACCCCGATGGTTATCTCTATATTGTCGACCGCAAGAAAGAGATTATCATCCGCGGCGGTGAGAATATTAGCTGTCAGGAAGTCGAAGCAGCGATTTATGCCCATACCGCCATTGCCGAGGCATGCATTTTCGGTGTTGATGATGAAAAGTTCGGCGAAGTTCCGGCATTGGTCTATCATGTGAAGGAGGGCGAAAACCTGTCACAAGACGCATTACTGGACTTCCTGAAAGACAAGCTGGCACCATTTAAGATGCCGGTGCATATTTGGGAATATGAAGAACCGTTGCCGAAACTGGGAACAGCGAAAATTGCCAAAATCGTGCTTGCGAAGAAGCACCGGGAAATGCTGGCCGGTACGGGATGA
- the lgt gene encoding prolipoprotein diacylglyceryl transferase → MIDIILASAAQFTRFEELGLSPNALDLGFFQLKWYSLAYLAGILIGYWYLTKLIKEPGAPLARRHADDMIFYATLGIILGGRLGYVFFYKPEILQNPIEILQVWNGGMSLHGGVLGVVLAIWYISRKEKLIFLRICDYIACVIPFGLLFGRLANFVNGELWGRATDVPWAIIFPMGGEVARHPSQLYEAGLEGLLYFIITSLLFWKTDARYHPGKLVGTGLLVYGLSRFIVEFFRQPDQGLENLSWGLTMGQTLTVPMLLLGIYLVFTAKGRRVRVEPTAGDKSVA, encoded by the coding sequence TTGATTGATATTATTCTTGCAAGTGCGGCGCAATTTACGCGATTTGAGGAATTGGGACTGTCTCCCAACGCGCTTGACCTCGGTTTTTTCCAATTAAAATGGTATTCGCTGGCTTATCTCGCCGGTATATTGATCGGTTATTGGTATCTTACGAAACTGATCAAGGAACCGGGCGCTCCATTGGCGCGCCGTCATGCCGATGACATGATCTTTTACGCGACGCTGGGGATTATTCTTGGCGGACGATTGGGCTATGTATTTTTCTACAAGCCGGAAATCCTGCAAAACCCGATCGAGATTTTGCAAGTATGGAACGGCGGCATGTCGCTCCATGGCGGTGTGTTGGGCGTTGTGCTGGCGATCTGGTATATATCGCGCAAAGAAAAGCTGATTTTTCTGCGCATTTGCGACTATATCGCGTGTGTCATCCCGTTTGGCCTGCTTTTTGGCCGCCTGGCCAATTTCGTCAATGGCGAGCTATGGGGCCGGGCTACCGATGTTCCTTGGGCCATAATCTTCCCGATGGGCGGAGAAGTCGCACGCCATCCCAGCCAGCTTTACGAGGCCGGCCTGGAAGGTCTGCTCTATTTCATCATCACTTCGCTGCTCTTTTGGAAAACCGATGCGCGCTATCATCCTGGCAAGCTGGTCGGCACAGGCCTGCTGGTTTACGGCCTCAGCCGGTTCATCGTCGAATTTTTCCGTCAGCCGGATCAGGGCCTTGAGAATCTCAGCTGGGGATTGACCATGGGACAGACACTGACGGTCCCCATGTTGCTACTGGGCATCTATCTGGTGTTTACCGCCAAAGGCCGCCGCGTTCGTGTTGAGCCAACCGCCGGAGACAAAAGCGTTGCCTGA
- a CDS encoding class I SAM-dependent methyltransferase, which yields MPESPSAAHILAEKIDRDGPIPLSEYMGVANAAYYATKDPIGEDGDFVTAPEISQMFGELVGIWLSDLWMRKAKPDNSHYIELGPGRGTLASDALRTMAKFGCKPQIHFVETSPALKTKQAALHNSAAWHKTIDSLPTDGPLMIVANEFFDALPVEQFISTQAGWRRQMVARERNKFIAIPGTTTIENQVLKSSAGLPAGTILESSPASVEILGDLSNRVAKQGGAILIIDYGYDHPGTGSTLQAVKNHLPISPFDSPGTSDLTAHVNFHSLGNIAKTRLLSVHGPTEQGQWLKTLGIDQRAKKLAESRPDQAEEIRAAHHRLTHVEEMGRLFRVMAAISMDWPEPEGFVYSGS from the coding sequence TTGCCTGAGAGCCCGTCGGCCGCTCATATCCTCGCTGAAAAAATCGACCGGGACGGGCCGATACCGCTCAGCGAATATATGGGCGTTGCCAATGCGGCCTATTATGCAACCAAAGACCCGATTGGCGAAGATGGCGATTTTGTCACCGCGCCAGAAATCAGCCAGATGTTCGGGGAACTGGTTGGTATCTGGCTATCCGATCTTTGGATGCGCAAAGCCAAGCCTGACAACAGCCATTATATCGAACTCGGACCCGGCCGCGGGACGCTGGCATCAGATGCGTTGCGCACGATGGCGAAATTTGGCTGCAAACCGCAAATCCACTTTGTCGAAACCAGCCCGGCCCTGAAAACCAAACAAGCCGCTCTCCACAACAGTGCTGCATGGCACAAGACCATAGACAGTCTGCCGACTGATGGCCCGCTGATGATCGTCGCTAACGAATTTTTTGATGCTTTGCCGGTAGAGCAGTTTATTTCGACGCAGGCGGGGTGGCGCCGCCAAATGGTTGCGCGGGAACGCAACAAGTTCATCGCCATTCCCGGCACGACAACTATCGAAAACCAGGTTTTAAAATCCTCTGCTGGCTTGCCCGCTGGTACAATATTGGAAAGTTCTCCCGCTAGCGTCGAGATCTTGGGCGACCTGTCTAACCGGGTCGCCAAACAGGGCGGCGCTATTTTGATCATCGACTATGGTTATGATCATCCCGGCACAGGCAGCACCCTGCAAGCCGTGAAAAATCATCTGCCTATCAGTCCGTTTGACAGCCCCGGAACGTCGGACCTCACCGCCCACGTCAATTTTCACAGCCTCGGCAATATCGCCAAAACGCGGCTGTTATCCGTTCATGGTCCGACAGAACAGGGGCAATGGCTCAAGACGCTTGGCATTGATCAGCGAGCGAAAAAACTGGCTGAGAGCCGGCCGGATCAAGCCGAAGAAATCCGGGCCGCCCATCACAGGCTGACCCATGTGGAAGAAATGGGCCGGTTATTTCGGGTAATGGCGGCGATATCGATGGACTGGCCGGAACCCGAGGGTTTTGTTTACAGCGGTAGCTAG